aaaaaaagaaaatgggcaAATGATGAACATTTtggcattttattttgaaagcaATTCCTACACAGCAAAACATTTGCTGGTGAATGATGACGTTCGAATTCCATAAATCAAAAGGGTCGTCGGGATTTTCCGATGCAGTTGGGGTGGGGATGTAACATTCGTGAGGGCAGCAGTATTTCTTCAAATTGACAGTGGCAATTTCATCTCGATTGCAATTAAAATTGTGTACAGTTCTTTGCTGTTGTTGATTCATTTAGGGAGAGGGAAGGCTAAAAAGCTCGTTCCCAAGTTTTCAGACAGTAAAAGTCAAAGGCAtttgcagcagcacagcagcacttTCAAATCCAACTAACCCAAGCTGAACTAGAAGAGCACCggaatgtatgtatttttagcATGAACCGTCCTTTTAATGGTCAGTCACAGGTTTTAGGAAGGGCTGTTGCCACGTTTCTTTTTGGTGGTTTTCTCAATCATGGTTTCTACGACCATTGCCGTCTCTTCGTAGCCCTTCACCTTGTTGTCAGGGGAGCGCCTCTCCACAGACTCCACCACTTCCACCTTCTCGTAGCTCATGGAGTCGGGGGGGATGTTGGTCAGTGGGGACGGCATTGGAGGGGGCCCTCTGGGGTTACTGGGACTGTGAGGGTCAGGACCTATGTGGTGGTGGTCTCCGTTTCTTGACTTCGGATGCCGTTCCTTCCCTTTTCCTGAATCGTCCCCCTTTTCTCTGTCCTCTTGACTGTCTCCGTCCTCTGAGGTTGTGGAGGtcgagggggtggggggcacaGGGGCAGGAACTGGTGATGGACTTGGGGGAGGTGAGGGCGTGGTGTGTCGGTACGGCTCATATGGGGGCATCATGTCATCTCTGATAGTGACAAAGATGTGGCCACCAGATGGAGTGGAGGTGTAGAAGCAGGGGTCGGGGTAGCTGGAATCTCCACTGACCAGCACATAGCGGCCCTTGGTGTAGAAGTCGGGGAGGGGTTCGGGTCTCTTGTACTTCCTCATGCGGTCCCTGACAATGTTGCACAGAGTGTCAAAGGCTTTACTGATCTGGGCACCATCAGGGACATCCTCACGAGCCACCCCTGTTTGGACTGAACCACATTGCTCTTGTTTcgcctcctccttctcttccaGGCCTGGCTTTTCCTCCTGTGTGTTGTCCCCGCTGGCTGTTCTCTCCTCCAGTCCACTGTCGATGACGTCTTTGGTGGTGATCTCTTTCtttttgatgacctttctggACAAGTTCTTCTGACGAGGCTTCACATTTGTGATGTCCTGCATGGCTTGAGTGATATCTACAAGAGATTAAGCGCAAACAATCTATGATGAGTGAAAGGCAAACAGACATGCATATTTACACAAGTTTTACCAGCCTGACTAATGGAGCTTCCAGCATAGCAATTACCACAGCATCAAATTACACCAAAAGCACATTCACAAAGGTCACACATGTCACTGTCTACCAGAGTCAAGCACGACTCCTGAGAAATGCTGAGATCTTTTTTACACccttgctgttgtttttttgacaataAACAGTGGCACACGGGAGTCTGCGTTGATGGATAGCTGCTTGATAAAAGGCTTCTCGACTCGCAGCAGGACTGCCGTCTGCTGATTTCCCTTTACTGGGTCTATCAGTGGCTCCCAGTCAGGTCATGTGACCCCATCCATTTTCTCACCTTTCCCTCCTCTGCTCACGGGGGGATTGTGGATGTATTTGTAATTAGTTGTGAACAACGTAATGGGGGTGCCAATTATCGCTGAGTTCAACCTGTGAGAGAGAAAAGATCAGACAACCGACCTGGTTAGACACCAGTTAAATGCAGGGTTCTACAAATAAATCAAAGGATCAAAACAAAAGAGATATTTTTATCCACACAATTTAAATGATTGCAA
Above is a genomic segment from Denticeps clupeoides chromosome 8, fDenClu1.1, whole genome shotgun sequence containing:
- the bfsp1 gene encoding filensin, translating into MFKTSILREVRKEKYERSDVFEEPGSPEPTGPSSSHGWESLQELNGRFARYINRARVLEQRNAVFRKQLETLQRMEEATGLEEAFSEQISLNRQRVRELCGDRAKLERELKDAERMLDEFTNRYKNECEYQEQLRRTLEQLNKEADSALLRNLEYQIQSQFLQDDINSTKDRHRTNLAEIQTYVNILHQINQMTPLLPSVSVGISEEQERLIAQRRVPALQSQLEEYKSALCQLQAQKQRLQSEMSALEQAIKSTQESFDSETQMYNEQIESLRKDIEEAERSLEKCTGECRQLAVYQTSLENELDRYKRIIENEDNRLNSAIIGTPITLFTTNYKYIHNPPVSRGGKDITQAMQDITNVKPRQKNLSRKVIKKKEITTKDVIDSGLEERTASGDNTQEEKPGLEEKEEAKQEQCGSVQTGVAREDVPDGAQISKAFDTLCNIVRDRMRKYKRPEPLPDFYTKGRYVLVSGDSSYPDPCFYTSTPSGGHIFVTIRDDMMPPYEPYRHTTPSPPPSPSPVPAPVPPTPSTSTTSEDGDSQEDREKGDDSGKGKERHPKSRNGDHHHIGPDPHSPSNPRGPPPMPSPLTNIPPDSMSYEKVEVVESVERRSPDNKVKGYEETAMVVETMIEKTTKKKRGNSPS